The Elaeis guineensis isolate ETL-2024a chromosome 5, EG11, whole genome shotgun sequence DNA segment GGCCCCGCTTTGGTCATCCCGACTGCATCGCATTCGGACGCGTGACAACCCGCTTGCATCATCGCCATCAATATTTCATCTAATGACTTTGATTCAAAGATCACACAACTTTGTCACCATCCCGCGCATCTAATCCGTCCAGTGGTCAgtccaatgatgcaagaccacctGGGTTACCTCTCCATCCTCTCTCCGTAACGAAAGAGAAAcgagcggaggaggcaacggatgaGAGGATGGCAGCGGTCACCATATCTCCATCCCTCCTTCCCCATGTCTCTGCTCCGAATTCTCTTTTCTATTCCACCTCCAAGATCGCCAATTCCACTCTCCCACCACCCTCTTCTGCTCTCCTTCGACCGCTCTACTACCATTTTGGAAGAGTTTCGACGAAAAGATCGCAGCTTGGGAGGGTTTCTGCCGCATCTGGGGATGTCCTGCCTTCGGAGGCTACAATAGAGAAGGCCCAGCAGATACCTCCAGCTGCTGCTCAGGATGGCGGCGTCTCCACCGTTGTCTCTGCTCTTCTCTTGATTGCCTTTATTAGTCTCTCCATTCTCACTATAGGGGTAATTCCCTATTGCCATGGCTTCTGCTTTTCTTAGCTTCTTTCGCCAT contains these protein-coding regions:
- the LOC105044365 gene encoding uncharacterized protein produces the protein MAAVTISPSLLPHVSAPNSLFYSTSKIANSTLPPPSSALLRPLYYHFGRVSTKRSQLGRVSAASGDVLPSEATIEKAQQIPPAAAQDGGVSTVVSALLLIAFISLSILTIGVIYLAVQDFLQKREREKFEKEEAAKKKKSGKKGKVKARAGPRGFGQKIEEDDD